Within the Saccharopolyspora gloriosae genome, the region CGAGTTTGATCACCTCGAGCGCGGGAGCAAGCCGCTCCCACGATTTGCGGACTCGCTTCGGCTCAGGCGCCGGCTCGGCGAGCTCCTCGGACAGCTGCTCCGCCCGATCGTGAGCGACAGCGCGGCGCGCGTCCGCCGGCTCCTCGTCGCTGAGCTCATCGATCAACTCCTGGACCAGTCCCCGCAGATCGTCCAGCTCAGGGGATCCCTCGTTGACCGAGCCGGTGCTGACCTCGTTGCCCTGCCCGACGACGGTCACCCCGGAGAAGGTGCCGCCAGTGACCTTGGCCGACTGCTGAGGTGGGGTGTCTTCCGCTGCCACGATTACTCCCTTTCTCCGCCCAGGCCGCCGGTGCTGGCCTGGTTTCCCTGCCCGACGACGTTGACCCCGCTGAAGGTTCCTCCGTTGATCACCGTCGAGTGCGTGATGGTCGAGGACTGCGATGTGAACTCGTCCGTCTTCAACCCGTGTTCGGTCAGGGTTCGGCCGACCGCCGCCAGCGTGCGGCGCTCCAGGAGTTTGACGTAACGCACGCTGTCCTCATCGTGGAAGTACGTAGTGCCTGCGTCGTCGGCCGCGAGCTCGCGGATGCCGCGGCGAGCGCCGTACCTGCCTGGCAGGTCGTAGTAACCGCCGCCCATCGGCTTGCGGCCGTCGCGGGCGGCCCGCCACAGCCGCAGGACGCGGCGCCCGAGGCTCGCCGGAACCAGGACCGCGTCGACGAAACCCCGCATGACCGCGTAGTCGGCGCGCAGGAGCTTCAGCTGCTCGTAGCGGTACTCCGGCCGGATCGGGTTGAGCACGTACGCCTTCCACTCCAGGTAGAGCATCTTGTCGTCGCAGGCAACGTGCAGGAACGTCGACACGACCAGCTCTTTGCTCCACCCCTCCACCCGGAAGCAGAGGTACGGCCGGACCCATTCCGGCGAGTTCTGCACGATTTCGGCGATCACCGCCGGGTCCAGCGCACTGTTCGGCGGTGCCCCCGGGTCCGGCAGGATCGCCCGCCCGATCGGGTCGCCGGCCTGCCGAAGTAGCGCGACGGCCGAGGTGACCACTTCCTGGCTCTCCTGCAAATCCCGCAGCCTGCCACCGGGAGACAGCTCGGCAGATCCCCGCAGCGCCAGCACCCCCGCACGGACACCGGCATGCACGTCGGCTCGGCTGAGGGTGACTTCGGCATCGTCAACGGCGCGAAGTGGAACAGCGATGGACCACGCGTGCACCCGCTCACCCGCACCCACGAACGGGTCGTACCCGTCGTGCACCAACGTGTTCGAGGTTGCCGCGGCGCGGGCGATGTGGTGCAGCCGCTCGGTGTACCAGGCGCCGACCGGCGAGGGCGGCAGGTGCTGTCCGCCGTTCCAGTAGCGACTCGGTTCGAACCGCGTGGTCAGCGCGAGGTGCACGCGCACCCGATCCACCAGCAGCACCGCCAGCAGACCGAGCGAAGCGAGCAGGCCGATCAGGAACATCGGGGCACCGCTGCCGCCCGATGTCTCCCCGGAGTCGTAGTAATCGTAGTAGTCGTAGTAGTCGGAACCGCCCAATCCGGCTGCGCTCCAGAGTGCGTCGGAGTCCCCGAACGCAAGCCCGCCGAGCAGGGCCAGCGACGATCCCACGATCGATCCGAGGTATGCGCCGAAGAGGATCAGCATCCATCCCGCACCGGAGATCCGCTTCCGCCCTCGCCTAGTCGAAATCCGGCGAACGAGAGAGTGCACGAACACCCCCGAACCCACGGCCAGCAGCCACGGCACGGCCAGCCACCACCACGTGACGAGCACTACCAGGAACAGGCCGACGACGAGGGAATCTCGCACCACCCGGCGCCTTCGCGTCGCGAGCGCCTCCGACAGCACGGCCACCGGGTTGAGCCCTGGCGAAGGAGGGACGGCCCGCCGCGGTTCGGCCAAGAACTCTTCGACGAGCTCATCCGCGAAGTCGTCGTGCGCGTGTGCGGCCGCGGAGAGGTGCCGCGTCGCGTCATCGTCGACGAGCCGAGGATCTTGACTGATGTTGCGGGAGTGGTCGACTGTCACTGCTGTCCTTCTCGGCTGCGGGCGAAGCCCCGATGCGGATTCGCGCCCCTGGTTTGGGAGGAACCGCAGCTTCCTCAAGAGCCGGACTGCGAAGGGCCGGATCGGTCCAGTTTCACCCGAACAGATCAGCATCCGAGTCGCTTCCAGGACGTGGGTGCACGTGTGGAGCTCTTCTCCGAATTCGACCGCAACTTCGGGATGCCCACCCCGATCTGGTCAACGGTCGGCTGGTCGACTTTCCCTCGGCCGCGAACCAACACGACTGATCCGGTCCCACCAGGGGTTCCCGCGATGTGGACGTCGGAACAAGGGGTCGGCCGGGTGTTGTTGACTCCGCATGTGAGTAACTTGTCCCGCACCCGTGTCCGCGCTCCCGAGTTCGTCGGGCGGCAGTGGTTGAACACCGGTGGCAAGGAGATCCTGCTCGCCGACCTGCGCGGGAAGATCGTGCTGCTGGACTTCTGGACGTTCTGCTGCATCAACTGCCTGCACGTGATCGACGAACTGCGGCCGCTGGAGCAGGAGTTCGCCGAGGAGCTCGTCACGGTCGGCGTGCACTCCCCGAAGTTCGAGCACGAAGCCGACCCGGACGCGCTGATCGCCGCGGTCGAGCGCTATTCCGTGCACCACCCGGTGCTCGACGACCCGGAGCTGGCGACCTGGCAGAACTACGCCGTGAAGGCGTGGCCGACGCTTGCCGTGGTGGACCCCGAGGGCTACCTCGTGCACGTCGCAGCAGGTGAGGGCCACGTGGAGGCGTTGCGCGCGGTCATCAGCGAGCTCGTCGCCGAGCACGAGGCGAAGGGCACCCTGCACCGCGGCGACGGCCCGTACGTGCCTCCGGAGCCCGCGGCCACGACGCTGCGCTTCCCCGCGAAGATCGCGGCCGGGCCGGGAACGATCCTGGTGTCGGACTCCGCGAACCACTCGCTGGTCGAGTTCGCCCAGGACGGAGAGACGGTGCTGCGGCGCATCGGCAGCGGCGCGCGGGGCAGCGCGGACGGCGGACCCGACGAGGCCTCGTTCGCCGAACCCGCCGGGATCGCCGTGCTGCCCGAGCGGATCGCCGCGGAAGCGGGCTACGACCTCGTCATCGCCGACACCGTGAACCACCTGCTGCGCGGAGTGCGGCTCGCCGACGGACAGGTGACGACGGTCGCGGGCACCGGGCAGCAGTGGCGCGACGGCACCGATGGGGGATCCGCGCTGGACACGCCGCTCACCAGCCCTTGGGACGTGACCTGGTGGGAACCGGCGGGCGGCGTCGTCATCGCCATGGCGGGCAACCACACCCTCGGCCTGTTCGACCCGCTCGCCGGACGGGTGCGCCGATTCGCGGGCACCACCGTCGAAGGCCTGCGCGACGGGGACGCCGCCGAGGCGTTCTTCGCCCAGCCCTCCGGTTTGGCCGACGGCGGCGATCGGCTGTGGCTCGCGGACTCCGAAACCTCCGCGCTGCGGTGGGTCGAAGCCGCCGGGGACGGTTTCGAGGTGCGCACGGCCGTCGGCGCCGGACTGTTCGACTTCGGGCACGCCGACGGACCCGCCGAGCGGGCGCTGCTGCAGCACCCGCTCGGAGTAGCGGTGTTGCCGGATGGCTCCATCGCCGTCTGCGACACCTACAACGGAGCCCTCCGACGTTACGATCCGGCATCGAACGAACTCGCCACGCTGGCCGGTCACCTGGCCGAACCGTCCGGCGCGGCGGTGATCGACGGCGAGCTCGTGGTGGTGTCCTCCGCCGCGCACCGGCTGGAGCGGCCGGTGCCTCCCGGCGTGTCCGCGAAACTAGTCGAAGGCGCATCGCAGCAGGTCACGCGACCGGCGACCGAGATCGGCGGCGGCGAGCTGGAGCTCGCCGTGGTGTTCACACCCCCGCCCGGCGGCAAGCTGGACGACCGCTACGGGCCGTCCACCCGGCTGGAGATCACCGCGTCCCCGGCGGAACTGCTGGTCGAGGGCGCGGGCACCGGAACGGACCTGAGCAGGCGGCTGGTGCTCGCCGACGGCATCGAGCACGGCGTGCTGCACGTCGTCGCGCAGGCCGCCAGCTGCACCGACGACCCCGCCGTCGAACACCCCACCTGCAACCTGACCAGGCAGGACTGGGGTGTTCCAGTGCGGATCACGGCGGGCGGGACGCACCGGCTGCCGCTCGTCATGGGCGGCATGGACACCGGAGCGTGAGCCGCCCCCTGCGCGGTAGGGCCGTCCGGGCGGGCACGTAAACTTTTCGGGTGACCGATGCCAAGCTTGAGATCCAGATGCTGCATGACCGGGTCATGGTGCGGGTCTCTGCGGAATCCGGAGAACGTCGCAGCAGCGGCGGCATCGTGATTCCGGCGACCGCCCAGATGGCCAAGCGGCTGCTCTGGGGCGAGGTTTTCGGGGTGGGCAGCCACGTGCGCGCCGTCAAGGTAGGCGACCAGGTGCTGTTCAATCCCGAGGAGCAGTTCGAGGTCGAAGTGCAGGGCCAGCCCTACCTGGTGATGCGTGAGCGGGATCTGCACGCCGTGGCCAGCGAACAGATCGAGCAGGGCACCGGCCTCTACCTGTGACCCACCGCGAGGTGCGGTCGGCGCGACCAGTGCCGAACCGCAGTCCGGGGTGACGCGGGCACGGCGTCCTTGACGGACCGGCCCGGCGCCTGTTCGCTGATGTACCCCACCGCACGACCAGACCGATGAAGGGGAAGCGGTGCCGGAAAACTACGACGTCTCATCCGGGGACGATCCGAACCGGAAGCCGACGGGCGACGACCCGACCGGCGAAGCGGACCGTCCCACCTCGTCCGGGGAATCCGCCGCGGCGTCGGCAACGTCCGGGGAGTCGGCAACGTCCGCGGCCGACGCGACCCGGCCGAGCACCCCGGCGCCCTCGACCGGCGCGTCCCAGGACTCCCCGGCGGAGCGGACCACCCAGATCTCGGCGGAGCAGCTCGCCGCAGGTACGGGAACCGCGGCGAAGACCGACTCGGCCGCGAGCAAGGACTCCGAGCCGGACCTGGCCGAACGCGAGACCCGCCCGGCGATGTCGACGCAGCCGCCCGCCGCGGACGGCACGCAGCGCATCGAGCCGCCGGAAGCCGAGGCCGAGCGCACCCAGTCGATCCCGAAGGTGCCCGCGGACGAAGGCCACTACGCCTCGCCCACGGACTTCCTCGGCGCCCCCGGATTTCCCGGGTCGGCCACCGACCGGGTCGAGCAGCCGCCCGCGGACCAGACTCCGACGACGCAGGCCGTCGCGGGCTCGTTCGCGCAGCTCCCCGCTGAGCAGACCCAGTACTCGGGCCGGCAAGGCCCGTATTCGAACCAGCAAGCCCAGTTCCCCACTGAGCAGACGCAGTTCCCGACCGTGCAGACCGGCTTCCCCGAGGCCGACGCCGAACGCACCCAGAACATCCCGAAGGTGCCCGCCGAGCCGTCGCCGTGGGCGACCGGTTTCGCCGGCGGCATCGGCGGCGGATTCGCCGAGGACCCGCCGGAGCAGACCAACGCCCAGCGCAACCGGCGCGGACTGATCCGCGGCGGCATCGCCGCCGGGATCGCGGTCGGTTTGTTGACGCTGCTCTACGTCGGTGACCTGGTGTTCAGCAGCGGCACCGTGCCGCGCGGCACCACCGTCGCCGACGTGCAGGTCGGCGGGCTCACCGAGGCCGCCGCGCAACGCAAGCTGCGCGAGGAACTCGGACCGAACCTGCAGGAGCCGGTGCAGCTGAAGGCGGGCGACGCGACGGCCACCATCTCCCCGGAGCAGTCCGGGCTGACGATGGACTGGCCCGCCACCATCGAGCAGGCCGGTGAGCAGCCGCTGAACCCGTTCACCCGAATCGCCTCGCTGTTCACCGACCGCGAGATCTACCCCGTCAGCCACGGCGACGAGCAGCAGGTCATGGCCGCGGTGGAGCAGGTCAAGCCGAAGCTGGAACGGGCCGCTTCGGAAGGCACCATCAAGTTCGAGGGCACCAAGCCCGTCGCCGTGGAACCGGTCACCGGCCGCGCCGTGGACGTGAGCGTGGCCGCCGACCAGGTGATGGCCGACTGGGCCAAGGGCGGACCGGTCCAGGTCCCGTTCAACGAGCAGGCCGTGAACACCACCTCCGACGGCGTGCACCAGGCGCTGCGCAACGTGGCGCAGCCCGCGGTGTCCGGCCCCGTGAGCGTCAAGGGCGAAGGCCACGACGCGGCGCTCGCACCGGAGACCATCGCCGCCGCGCTGCGGTTCGAACCGGACGGCAAGGGCGGCCTGCGCTCCCACCTCGACGCGCCGACCCTCGTCGGCGGCCTCGAGCCGCAACTGCGGGACACCATGAAGCCCGCGAAGGACGCCGAGATCGTCCTCGAAGGCGGCGGTCCCGTGGTGCGGCCCTCGCTGGACGGCCGCGGCGTGAACTGGGACAAGAGCTTCGAGAAGCTCGACGAGGTCGTCAAGCAGAAGCAGAACCGCACCCTGCAGGCGGTCTACGAGCAGCAGCCTCCCGCGTTCAACACCGACCACGCCAACGGGCTCGGGATCCGGGAAGTCATCAGCGAGTTCAAGACCGAGGGCTTCGAAACGGCCTCCGGCGTGAACATCAAGCGGACCGCCGAACAGGTCAACGGCGCGGTCGTCAAACCCGGTGACACGTTCAGCCTCAACGGGCACACCGGGCCGCGCGGCACCGCCCAGGGCTACGTGGAGTCCGGGATCATCGAGGACGGCCGCCCGGCGAAGGCCGTCGGCGGCGGCATCTCGCAGTTCGCGACCACGCTGTACAACGCCTCGTACTTCGCGGGCGTCAAGGACGTGGAGCACAAGGAGCACAGCTACTACATCAGCCGCTACCCGGCAGGGCGCGAGGCGACGGTGTTCCAGAACCCCGACGGCAGCAGCGTCATCGACGTGAAGTTCAAGAACACCCTCGCCAGCGGTGTCATGATCACCACGGAGTGGACGCCGTCGTCGATCACGGTGAAGTTCTGGGGCACGAAGCAGTACGACGTCGGTTCGAAGACGGGTCCGCGCACCGCGGAGAAGCCGCCGCACGAGAAGGTCGTGCCGCCGGGCGAGCCGTGCAGCCCGAGCAAGGGCACCGGTGGGTTCACGGTCACCGACACCCGGACCTTGAAGGACGTCAAGACCGGCAAGGTCACCACCGAGAGCCCGAGCAAGACGGTCTACAACCCGCAGCCGATCATCCACTGCGGGCCTCCGCCGGCTCCTCGCTGACCGACCACCGAAAAGGCCCCTCCCGAACCGGGAGGGGCCTTTTCGCATCCTCAGGTGAATGTCTCCTCAGATCGGTAAGAGCGGTGAACTGGTCCCCGGTGGTTGGACTGGAAAGTCAGTTCCAGCTACCGGGGAGTGGTTCGTGTATCCGCATAGTTCGTTGTCGCGGGAGCAGCGTGAGGCCGCTGTGGTGTTGTTCGGGGCTGGTCATGGGGCGGTGTCGGCTGCGGCCCGGTTGGAGGTGTCGGCTTCGGCGGTGAGAACGTTGCGGGATCGATGGTTGTTGCGCGGCCCGGGAGCGTTGATCATGAAACCGACCAAACGGTCCTACTCGTTCGAGTTCAAACTCGACGTGGTGCTGCGGTTCGTGGCCGGGCAGGCCACGGCGGCCGAGCTGGCCGCCGAGCATGACCTGTCGTCACCGAAGCAGGTGAAAAATTGGGCGCGCCAATATCGGCGTGACGGCGAGGATGCGTTGCGCCCCAAGCGGGAAGGCCGCCCACCCCGCGAACCACAACCACCACCGGACGGCGAGACGGCCGAACTGGAACGGTTGCGGACGGAGAATCTGCGGTTGTCCGCGGAGAACGCCTACCTAAAAAAACTGCGGGCCTTGAAGGAACAGGGGCGAGGGTAAAAACCCAGGTCATCGTCACCCTCAAGGCGCACTATCCGCTTGCGGTACTGCTGGAGGTCGCGGGCCTGGCCCGGTCGACGTTCTTCTATCACCAGGCCCGGCTCGACCGGCCGGACCCGCACGCCCGGCTGAAACAGGCCGTGACCGACGTGTTCCAGCAGGCCCACGGCCGTTACGGGCACCGCCGCGTCCACGCCATGCTGCACCGCCACGGCCTGAGACCGGCGAAAAAGACCGTCCTGCACATCATGCGCACCCTCGGCCTGGCCTGCACAGTCCGCCGCCGACGCCGCTACTCATCCTGGAAGGGCGAGGCCGGCACCACCGCCGGCAACGTCCTGGACCGCGACTTCACCGCCCCGGCACCGAACACCAAATGGGTCACCGACATCACCGAACTCCGTGTCGGCACAAGCAAAATCTATCTCTCACCGATCATCGACCTGTTCGACCGCTCCGTCGTGTCCTACTCCTGGAGCACCCGACCCGACACCCACCTGACCAACTCATCACTGACCAAAGCCATCGCCACCCTCAACACCGGCCACACCCCACTCGTGCACACCGACCAAGGCTTCCACTACCGACACACCTCCTGGCGCCAACTGCTACACGAGGCAAACCTGACACCCTCCATGTCCCGGAAAGCGACCTGCCTCGACAACGCCGTCGCCGAAAACTTCTTCAGCCACCTCAAAGAAGAACTCTTCCACCACCACAACTACAACACCCCCGACGAGTTCACCACCGCCCTCGAGAACTACCTCGACTGGTACAACACCACCCGCATCTCCACCACACTGAAGAACCTCACCCCCACCGAATACCGAGCCCAGGCCCTCACCACCTAGCCTTCACTCACCCAGTCCAACAAACAGGGACCACTTCACGGTCGAATGAGCCACTCACCCCGCCAGCCCCCTCAGGTGACATTCAACCGAGGGACGGTGGAGTGGGCCATCACTCCACCGTCCCTGCCAGGTGAACGTCGCCGGTGGGGGTGTCCACCTGAGTTGGCGGGGCAGTGGGTCGGCGAGCGCGTGGCCCGCAGCGAAACGTGGGCGCTCACCCCGGTGGAGTGAGCGCCCACGTTCAGTCGTGCCGCGGTGCCCTTGCGGCACCACGAGTCCGGATCAGAACACCGACTCGTCCAGCTCCATGATCGCGTTGTCGGCGTTCTCCACGACCTTGCGGCGGGAGGACAGCTCCGGCAGCACGTTCTTCGCGAAGAACCGCACCACCGCGACCTTGCCCTGGTAGAAGGACTGGTCCTTGGCCGAGGCGCCCGCGTCCAGCGCGGCCAGCGCCACCTCCGCCTGGCGCAGCAGCAGCCAGCCGATGAGCAGGTCACCCATGCTCATCAGGACCGTGACGGCGTGCTGGCCGACCTTGTAGATGTTGTTCACGTCCTCCTGCGCGGAGGTCAGGAAACCGAACACCGCGCCGAGCGTGCCCTGCGCGTCCTCCAGCGCCTGCGCGACCAGCGCCCGCTCTTCCTTGAGCCGGTCGTCGGCGCCTTCGGCGTCCAGCGACTTCTGCACCTCGGCGGCGATGTGCCCGAGGGCCGCGCCGTTGTTGCGCACGATCTTGCGGAAGAAGAAGTCCTGCGCCTGGATCGCCGTGGTGCCCTCGTACAGGCTGTCGATCTTGGCGTCGCGGATGTACTGCTCGATCGGGTAGTCCTGCAGGTAGCCGGAGCCGCCGAGGGTCTGCAGCGACAGCGTCAGGTTCTCGTACGCCCGCTCCGAGCCCACGCCCTTGACGATCGGCAGCAGCAGGTCGTTGACCTGCTCGGCCAGCGCGACGTCCTCGCCGGTGGCCTTGCCCTGGGCGATCTGGTCCTGGTAGGTCGCGGTGTACAGGTACACGGCGCGCAGGCCCTCCGCGTACGCCTTCTGCAGCATCAGGGTGCGGCGCACGTCGGGGTGGTTGGTGATCGTGACGCGCGGGGCGGTCTTGTCGGTGGCCCTGGTGAGGTCCGCGCCCTGCACGCGCTCCTTGGCGTACTCCAGCGCGTTGAGGTAGCCGGTGGACAGCGTCGCGATGGCCTTGGTGCCGACCATCATCCGGGCGTACTCGATGACCTGGAACATCTGCGCGATGCCGTCGTGCACCTCGCCGAGCAGCCAGCCCTGTGCGGGGATGTCGTGCTGGCCGAAGGTCAGCTCGCAGGTGGCGGAGGCGTTGAGGCCCATCTTGTGCTCGACGTTGGTGACGAAGGCGCCGTTGCGCTCGCCCGGCTCACCGGTCTTGCCGTCGAAGTGGAACTTCGGCACCAGGAACAGGCTCAGGCCCTTGGTGCCGGGCTTGCTCTCCACGCCGTCGCCCTCGGGGCGGGCCAGCACCAGGTGCATGATGTTCTCGGTCATGTCCTGGTCGGCGGAGGTGATGAACCGCTTCACGCCGTCGAGGTGCCAGCTGCCGTCGGCCTGCTTGACGGCCTTGGTGCGCCCGGAGCCGACGTCGGAGCCCGCGTCCGGCTCGGTCAGCACCATGGTGGCACCCCAGCCGCGCGCGATCATCAGCTCGGCCCAGGCGCGCTGCTCCTCGGTGCCGTTCTTGTGCATGATCCCCGCGAACTGCGGGCCGGCCATGTACATGTAGACGGCCGGGTTGGCACCCAGGATCAGTTCGGAAGTCGCCCACTGCACGGTCGGCGGGATGCCGTAGCCGCCGATCTCGTCGGCCAGCCCCAGCCGCCACCATTCGCCGTCCTGGATCTGCTGGTAGGACTTCTTGAAGGCCTCCGGCAGCGTGACCGAGTGGGTCTTCGGGTCGAACTTGGCCGGGGTGCGGTCGCCTTCCGTGAAGGACTCCGCGAGAGGTCCGGTGGCGAGGCTGTTGAGCTCGCTGAGCACACCGCGCACGGTGTCCTCGTCGGACTGCTCGAACGCCCCGGTGCCGAGCCGCTCCTGCACCTTGAACAACTCGAACAAGTTGAATTCGAGGTCACGGACGTTGCTCTTGTAGTGGCCCATTTCGCAGGCTCCCTCTCCGAACTGATGATTCCGAGCCGGCCCCGCTCTCCGGACATGGCCTTACTCGTCGGTAACTCCAGCGTATTACTTAGTAGTAACTTCTGTCGAGCGGGTAGGCCCAAAACCACCCGGAGTGCCCTGTGACATGCGTCGACCCGCCAGGCCGAACGGTCGCGGGAGCCATCCCGCAACCCCGCCAGGCTCACACGATCGAGTTGCACCACTGAGCCCGACCTGCCCGCCCGGCGTCCGCGGCATCCAATAGGACTCGCCCACGCACCGGGCGCGTACGTGCGCCGCGCCCGGCGAGCTCGACTGCGGAGGTCGGCATGGACCGAACGAAAGCCCACTACGGCGTGGCCGCGGCCACGCTCGCCGTCGCACTGCTGAGCGGTTGCGGAGGCGGCGGGGACCAGGGTCAAGGGGGCCAGGAAGGCCAAGTGCCACCGGCCCCACCCGCCCAACAGCAGCAGGAGGAACAACCGCCACCGCCGCCCGGACCCGACCCGGAGGCCGCGAAGACCGAGTTGCAGCAGCAGATCGACCAGGCGCTGCAGCAGAGCCCGATCACGTTCAAGGCCGACAGCCGGGAACTGACCGAACAGGGCGAGCAGACCGCGACCAAGGCCGCCGAGCTGGCCAAGAGCGCCCCGCAGGAACTGAAGTTCACCATCACGGGCTTCGTCGCCGACACCGGCAGCCCATCGCCCGAGGACCAGCAGCTCTCGCAGCAGCGGGCGCAGGCCGTGTCGGACAAGTTCGCGGCGGCCGGTGTTCCCGCCGAGCGCCTGGAGGTCGTCGGCAAGGGACCTGCCGAAGGCGGGCAGGAGACCGACCGGCACGCGACGATCAGCGTGCAGTAGCCGGTCGTCATCACGGCGAACGGGAGGGTGCCGGTGGGCGCCCTCCCGTTTTCGCGCCCACACCCGCTAGGGCGGGATCGTGGCGCTCCAGAAGTGGCGTCCGAGCCCGGGTGCGTCCGAGCCCGGGCATGGCAGCCGAGTGCGACGGTGGCACCTGGGTCAGGAGGCTACGGTCGTTTCCGGGCGTGGCGTCCGAGTCCGGGCGTGACGGCCAAGTCCGGACGTGACGACCGAGCGCTGGGAGGCCCCGCGTCCCGGCGACGCGGTCGCGGAACTCGGGCTCAGCCTCGCGGCGCGTACATGATCACGGCTACGCCGAGCAGGCAGATCGCGGCTCCGGCGAGGTCCCAGCGATCCGGGCGGAACCCGTCCAGCAGCATCGCCCAGCCGAGCGAGCCCGCGACGAACACACCGCCGTACGCGGCGAGGATGCGCCCGAAGTTCGCGTCCGGCTGCAGCGTGGCCACAAAACCGTAGGCGCCGAGCGCGAGAACTCCCGCACCCATCCACAGCAGGCCCTTGTGCTCGCGCACGCCCTGCCAGATCAGCCAGGCGCCGCCGATCTCCGCCACGGCGGCCAAGGCGAACAACACGATCGAACGCAGCACGGTCACGCCGTCAGGCTAAGCAGTCCGTCCGGACGGCCTGCGCAGCGGGAGCCACCGCACCCGGACGCGACCGCGCGCCCTTCCCAAGTCAGGAGGGGCGGACGACGATCTCCGTGAGGTGCGCGTCAGCGGAGGCGCGCACGGCGGAGCAGACCGGCGCGGCCACCGACTCCGGTCGCAGGTAGCGCTCGGGCTGGAACTCGCCTCCCTCGGCGTCGCGCACCTCGCGCTGCATGTCGGTGTTGATCCGGCCCGGGAAGACCGAGGTCACCCGCACGCCGTTGGCCGCCTCCTCGGCGCGCAGCACGTCGGCGAACGCGCGCAGCGCGAACTTGCTCGCCGCGTAGGAGCCCCAGTTCGGCTTCGCGGCCAAACCCGCGCCGGAGTTGACCAGCACCACATGACCGGATGCGGCCCGCAGCGCGGGCAGCAGCAGCCGGGTCAGCTCGGTCACGGCGAACAGGTTCAGCTCGAAGGTGCGCCGCCACGAGTCCACCGCGACTTCCGCCACCGACCCGAGCTCGACCAGGCCCGCGCTGTGCACCAGCACGTCCAGCCGGTCGATGTCGCGTACCGCCTCGGCCACCGCGGCGGCGTCGGTCAGTTCCACCGGCCACGGCCGGGCGCCGTCGATCTCCGCCGCCAGCGCGTTCAGGGCCTCGCCGTCCCGGCCGCCGAGCAGCACGTCGTGGGTTTCGGAGAGGGCGCGGGCGACAGCGGCCCCGACACCACGGGAAGCACCCGTGACCAGGGCGATCGAACGTTCAGACATGTTCTGAATCGTATCCGTCGCACGACTGCGCACGGTGCGCCGGTCGTCTCATCCTGTGCTCCGGCCTTGACCCGGGC harbors:
- a CDS encoding OmpA family protein; protein product: MDRTKAHYGVAAATLAVALLSGCGGGGDQGQGGQEGQVPPAPPAQQQQEEQPPPPPGPDPEAAKTELQQQIDQALQQSPITFKADSRELTEQGEQTATKAAELAKSAPQELKFTITGFVADTGSPSPEDQQLSQQRAQAVSDKFAAAGVPAERLEVVGKGPAEGGQETDRHATISVQ
- a CDS encoding YnfA family protein — protein: MTVLRSIVLFALAAVAEIGGAWLIWQGVREHKGLLWMGAGVLALGAYGFVATLQPDANFGRILAAYGGVFVAGSLGWAMLLDGFRPDRWDLAGAAICLLGVAVIMYAPRG
- a CDS encoding SDR family oxidoreductase; the protein is MSERSIALVTGASRGVGAAVARALSETHDVLLGGRDGEALNALAAEIDGARPWPVELTDAAAVAEAVRDIDRLDVLVHSAGLVELGSVAEVAVDSWRRTFELNLFAVTELTRLLLPALRAASGHVVLVNSGAGLAAKPNWGSYAASKFALRAFADVLRAEEAANGVRVTSVFPGRINTDMQREVRDAEGGEFQPERYLRPESVAAPVCSAVRASADAHLTEIVVRPS